Proteins from one Ricinus communis isolate WT05 ecotype wild-type chromosome 9, ASM1957865v1, whole genome shotgun sequence genomic window:
- the LOC8262369 gene encoding uncharacterized protein LOC8262369: protein MKFVDWYAKIAVGSALVGASMELFMIKTGFYDKVTVLESEKRAWESSSEAQAIREALNPWRNHDAEARKNP, encoded by the exons ATGAAGTTTGTGGATTGGTATGCGAAAATAGCAGTTGGATCTGCTTTAGTTGGAGCTTCAATGGAGCTATTCATGATCAAGACCGGCTTCT ATGATAAGGTGACTGTTCTGGAATCAGAGAAGCGGGCTTGGGAGAGCTCCTCTGAAGCTCAGGCAATTAGAGAAGCTTTAAATCCTTGGAGAAACCATGATGCAGAAGCAAGAAAAAATCCATGA